A window of the Janthinobacterium agaricidamnosum NBRC 102515 = DSM 9628 genome harbors these coding sequences:
- a CDS encoding transporter substrate-binding domain-containing protein: MRSKIHYTSRRRSVLTALKLAVFVLASSAAMLAWSADLLDTVKARGTLKIAMEGTYPPFNFKDAKTGQLSGYDVDVAKLLAARLGLKPEFVNTEWSAILAGLAAKKYDVIVSQVGITAQRQQVFDFSEPYTYSGPQLIQRKNDTAMYASLDDLKGKKLGAGQGSVFEQQAKAVPGITVKSYAVAAETLQDLSVGRIDAALNDSLMSAYLLKNANLPLKAGARVGKVERMGIPFHKDNPLFKAALNKALAEISADGSLKQVSLKWFGVDVSKAPQ, translated from the coding sequence ATGCGTAGTAAAATTCACTATACCTCGCGCCGCCGTTCGGTGCTGACCGCGCTCAAATTGGCCGTGTTTGTCCTCGCGTCCAGTGCCGCGATGCTGGCCTGGTCGGCCGATTTGCTCGATACCGTCAAGGCGCGCGGCACCTTGAAGATCGCGATGGAGGGGACTTACCCTCCGTTCAATTTCAAGGATGCCAAGACCGGCCAGCTGAGCGGCTACGATGTCGATGTCGCCAAGCTGCTGGCCGCCAGGCTCGGCTTGAAACCCGAATTCGTCAATACCGAATGGAGCGCGATCCTGGCCGGACTGGCCGCCAAAAAATACGACGTGATCGTCAGCCAGGTCGGCATCACGGCGCAGCGCCAGCAAGTCTTCGACTTTTCGGAGCCGTACACCTATTCCGGTCCGCAATTGATTCAACGCAAGAATGACACGGCGATGTATGCCAGCCTGGACGATTTGAAGGGCAAGAAACTGGGCGCCGGGCAGGGCAGTGTGTTTGAACAGCAAGCCAAAGCCGTACCCGGCATCACCGTCAAGAGTTATGCGGTGGCCGCCGAAACGCTGCAAGATTTGTCGGTCGGCCGCATCGACGCCGCGCTGAACGACAGCCTGATGTCGGCCTACCTGCTGAAAAACGCCAACTTGCCGCTGAAGGCCGGCGCGCGGGTCGGCAAGGTCGAACGCATGGGCATTCCCTTCCACAAGGATAATCCGCTGTTCAAGGCCGCGCTGAACAAGGCGCTGGCCGAGATCAGCGCCGACGGCAGCCTGAAGCAAGTGTCGCTGAAGTGGTTCGGCGTCGACGTCAGCAAAGCGCCACAGTAA
- a CDS encoding amino acid ABC transporter permease, whose translation MDLLELLRQAAPLLLLGAGYTVLFAIASMLGGLLLGFPVAIMRILPWAWLRWPAALYVSLMRGTPLLVQIFVIYYGLPSIGIEFTPLTAGVLALSLNSGAFLSESLRGAIQGVSQGQWRASFSLGLGYRQTVQYIVLPQALRIAVPAMSNTLTSLIKDTSLVSVITVTELMLTTRELIATTFQPLPLYLAAAAVYWCLSLLFEALQRYIEKRLNRTGA comes from the coding sequence ATGGATTTATTGGAGTTGTTGCGCCAGGCGGCGCCGTTGTTGCTGCTGGGCGCGGGTTATACCGTGTTGTTTGCGATTGCTTCGATGCTGGGCGGCTTGTTGCTGGGTTTTCCGGTCGCGATCATGCGCATCTTGCCGTGGGCCTGGCTGCGCTGGCCGGCCGCGCTATATGTCAGCCTGATGCGCGGCACGCCGCTGCTGGTGCAGATTTTCGTGATTTATTATGGCTTGCCCAGCATCGGCATCGAATTCACGCCATTGACGGCGGGCGTGCTGGCGCTCAGCCTGAATTCCGGAGCGTTCCTGTCGGAAAGCCTGCGCGGCGCGATACAGGGCGTCAGCCAAGGGCAGTGGCGCGCCAGTTTCAGTCTCGGGCTCGGTTACCGGCAAACCGTGCAATACATCGTCTTGCCGCAAGCGCTGCGCATCGCCGTGCCGGCCATGAGCAATACCTTGACCAGCCTGATCAAGGACACGTCGCTGGTGTCGGTGATCACGGTGACGGAATTGATGCTGACCACCCGCGAATTGATCGCCACCACCTTCCAGCCGCTGCCGCTGTACCTAGCGGCCGCTGCCGTCTATTGGTGCTTGAGCCTGCTGTTCGAAGCGTTGCAGCGTTATATCGAGAAACGCCTGAACCGGACCGGCGCATGA
- a CDS encoding putative bifunctional diguanylate cyclase/phosphodiesterase, whose product MDQDLHGTYPQHAMLATMSGAGLSDPYCLDDAAFSPERLRHEREQAYFNDIYLLAPVAYFVLGFDTTILQVNLLGAELLGVTRAHPGHIHFRQFVSAPFLHDFDDFVQHALNSSQPERMQLKLLRTPQDQGLPVSLLASVDGSGQALRVVVEQAEGKQAALERSEERFRRIVHSAEEGIWELDASALTSFVNPKMARMLGYSIEEMLGKPLLAFMDDEGRTLLERHVARRQEGVAERHEFKFLRKDGAALWATLATNPIFDGGGACLGALALVSDITERKESAERIWRQANFDELTSLPNRHMFLDRLRNEARKAKRDGRFLALLFIDLDGFKQVNDQLGHDKGDLLLAEAAQRIAEGIRASDTVARLGGDEFTVILSGFEQLAGVERVVQEVIGSLARPFVVEGDHAQISASIGIALYPADASDTDSLLRHADQAMYAAKNAGRNRYSYFTPAVQAAAQLRLRTAGDLRQALQQEQFEIHYQPIVNLQTGAIHRAEALLRWRHPRRGLLSPADFIPYAESGGLMIEIGDWVFRQAVRQVRQWQLDLDPVFQVSVNKSPLEFRGDTAFYQAWTDYLEQQGLPPCSIAIEITEGVLLDEACGVLERLRQFRAMGLEVALDDFGTGYASLSCLRKFDIDYLKIDPSFVQELAADGNGGELVLCEAIIALAHKLGVKVVAEGVETEHQRSLLAGAGCDYAQGYLFAQPMPAQQLAALVRSAGKPDDAKNLSQ is encoded by the coding sequence ATGGACCAGGATCTCCATGGCACCTATCCGCAGCATGCGATGCTGGCGACGATGAGCGGCGCCGGCTTGTCCGATCCGTATTGCCTGGACGATGCCGCATTCAGCCCGGAACGCTTGCGTCATGAACGCGAGCAAGCCTATTTCAACGATATTTATTTGCTGGCGCCGGTGGCTTATTTTGTGCTGGGCTTCGATACCACGATCTTGCAAGTAAACCTGCTCGGCGCCGAGTTGCTGGGCGTCACCCGCGCACATCCGGGCCATATCCATTTCCGCCAATTCGTCAGCGCGCCGTTCCTGCATGACTTCGACGACTTCGTGCAACATGCGTTGAACAGCAGCCAGCCGGAACGCATGCAGTTAAAACTGCTGCGCACGCCGCAAGACCAGGGCTTGCCGGTCAGCCTGCTGGCCAGCGTCGACGGCAGCGGCCAGGCGCTGCGCGTGGTGGTCGAGCAAGCCGAGGGCAAGCAGGCCGCGCTGGAGCGCAGCGAGGAGCGCTTCCGGCGCATCGTCCACAGCGCCGAGGAAGGCATCTGGGAACTCGACGCGTCGGCGCTGACCAGTTTTGTCAATCCGAAGATGGCGCGCATGCTGGGTTACAGCATCGAAGAGATGCTGGGCAAGCCGCTGCTCGCGTTCATGGACGATGAAGGCCGCACGCTGCTGGAGCGCCATGTCGCGCGGCGCCAGGAGGGCGTCGCCGAACGTCATGAATTCAAATTCCTGCGCAAGGATGGCGCCGCCCTGTGGGCCACGCTGGCGACCAATCCGATTTTCGATGGCGGCGGCGCCTGCCTCGGCGCGCTGGCGCTGGTCAGCGACATCACCGAGCGCAAGGAAAGCGCCGAACGGATCTGGCGCCAGGCCAATTTTGATGAATTGACATCCTTGCCGAACCGCCATATGTTCCTCGACCGCCTGCGCAATGAAGCGCGCAAGGCCAAGCGCGACGGACGTTTCCTGGCGCTGCTGTTCATCGACCTCGACGGCTTCAAGCAAGTCAACGACCAGTTGGGACATGACAAGGGCGACCTGCTGCTGGCCGAGGCGGCGCAGCGCATCGCCGAGGGCATCCGCGCCAGCGACACCGTGGCGCGCCTCGGCGGCGATGAATTCACGGTGATACTGTCCGGTTTCGAACAACTGGCCGGGGTCGAGCGGGTCGTGCAAGAGGTCATCGGCAGCCTGGCGCGGCCGTTCGTGGTGGAGGGCGACCATGCGCAGATTTCGGCCAGCATCGGCATCGCGCTGTACCCGGCCGACGCCAGCGATACCGACAGCCTGTTGCGCCATGCCGACCAGGCCATGTACGCGGCCAAGAACGCCGGCCGCAACCGTTACAGCTATTTCACGCCGGCGGTGCAGGCGGCGGCCCAGCTGAGGCTGCGCACGGCCGGCGACTTGCGGCAGGCTTTGCAGCAAGAGCAATTTGAAATCCATTACCAGCCTATCGTCAATTTGCAGACTGGAGCCATCCACCGTGCCGAGGCGCTGCTGCGCTGGCGCCATCCGCGGCGCGGTTTGCTGAGTCCGGCCGACTTCATTCCGTATGCCGAAAGCGGCGGCCTGATGATCGAGATCGGCGACTGGGTATTCCGCCAGGCGGTACGGCAAGTCAGGCAATGGCAGCTTGACCTCGATCCGGTTTTCCAGGTCAGCGTCAACAAGTCGCCGCTGGAGTTTCGCGGCGACACGGCGTTTTACCAGGCGTGGACCGATTACCTGGAACAACAGGGCTTGCCGCCCTGTTCGATTGCCATCGAAATCACCGAAGGCGTGCTGCTCGACGAGGCGTGCGGCGTGCTGGAGCGTTTGCGCCAGTTCCGCGCGATGGGGCTGGAAGTGGCGCTGGACGATTTCGGCACCGGCTACGCGTCGCTGTCCTGCCTGCGCAAATTCGATATCGATTATCTGAAGATCGATCCTTCGTTCGTGCAGGAACTGGCAGCGGACGGCAACGGCGGCGAGCTGGTGCTGTGCGAAGCGATTATTGCACTGGCGCACAAGCTAGGCGTGAAAGTGGTCGCCGAAGGCGTTGAAACCGAGCACCAGCGCAGCTTGCTGGCCGGCGCCGGCTGCGATTATGCGCAGGGATATCTGTTTGCGCAGCCGATGCCGGCGCAGCAATTGGCGGCGCTGGTGCGAAGCGCCGGGAAGCCGGATGACGCCAAGAACCTATCCCAGTAG
- the flgL gene encoding flagellar hook-associated protein FlgL, with the protein MRIVSGQYQSMINVALQANQERINFLTQQIATGKRIQLPSDDPVDNVRISRLNNEEAMIGQYQKNIASVQTRLLKNENYLSSMITDMGQVRDQLVWASNGTNAPDDLNAMTASLRSMRDSVFYTANQKDQEGRYMFSGTATDTPALSYDPTRPVGSRYTYTGNTDTQVVVVGNGITQAANVDVSQLEVWLNKIDSAVTTLSAPGVNANDPAVRSVLTAALNGTDDGRDLLSSKVAIFGGAQNILTTLNNNLDNVSLSNQLTLRDLSATNLAEASMDLSGYQTALQATYKAYAKVGNLSLFDVL; encoded by the coding sequence ATGCGTATCGTCAGCGGCCAGTACCAATCCATGATTAATGTCGCATTGCAGGCAAATCAGGAGCGCATCAACTTCCTGACCCAGCAAATCGCGACGGGCAAGCGGATCCAGCTGCCTTCCGATGATCCGGTCGACAATGTGCGGATTTCCCGCCTGAACAACGAAGAGGCGATGATCGGGCAATATCAGAAAAACATCGCCTCGGTACAAACCCGCTTGCTGAAAAATGAAAATTATTTGTCGAGCATGATCACCGACATGGGCCAGGTGCGCGACCAGCTGGTCTGGGCGTCCAACGGCACCAACGCGCCGGACGACCTGAACGCGATGACCGCGTCGCTGCGCTCGATGCGCGACAGCGTGTTTTATACCGCCAACCAGAAAGACCAGGAAGGCCGCTACATGTTTTCCGGCACCGCCACCGACACGCCGGCACTGAGCTACGACCCGACCCGCCCGGTCGGTTCGCGTTATACCTATACCGGCAATACCGATACCCAGGTGGTGGTGGTCGGCAATGGCATCACGCAAGCGGCCAATGTCGACGTCAGCCAGCTGGAAGTTTGGCTCAACAAAATCGACAGCGCCGTCACCACCCTGTCCGCGCCCGGCGTCAACGCCAACGACCCGGCGGTGCGCAGCGTACTGACCGCCGCGCTGAACGGCACCGACGACGGCAGGGATTTACTGTCGAGCAAGGTCGCGATTTTCGGCGGCGCGCAAAACATCCTGACCACATTGAATAACAACCTGGACAATGTGTCGCTGTCGAACCAGCTGACCCTGAGGGACTTGTCGGCCACCAACCTGGCCGAGGCGTCGATGGACCTGAGCGGCTACCAGACCGCGCTGCAAGCCACCTATAAGGCCTACGCCAAAGTCGGCAACCTGTCCCTCTTCGATGTTCTCTGA
- the flgK gene encoding flagellar hook-associated protein FlgK gives MSIISNALSGGIAAQAGLNATSQNIANMQTPGYTRQGVLLSSIGASRGVRSAGDGVNVSALLRFSDAYKSQQMWRAASDQGFRSQTQPYLTALERVMGDDKSSISSGINGFFQALNAAAVDPTSTPLRQQIVTAADAMAQHFNSISNVLNNQLLSVHQQRSTILPQVNTALSSIAALNKQISSVGSSDTNISALIDARDQLIDGLSSQMALDVTDQPDGSRSLSLKTGQPLVIGSTAATMSSSLNAAGEQTLSLQFTNSTFGVDNVAVGGQLGGLGEYEKNTLQPLQQSITDMATSLTKKINDQLALGRTSAGAAGGPLLSYLNGKMQLTPNFKATDLALSSNGVAGDSGNLQKLIDIKNQSIDVNWVGSVLIGDADTQLVGKLGIASKQNQDLLKTADTVRAQAVNDWKSTSGVDKDEEAGNLVQFQQMYNANMKVISVANSLFEATLAMMG, from the coding sequence ATGAGCATCATTAGTAATGCATTGTCAGGCGGTATCGCCGCCCAAGCCGGGTTGAACGCCACCAGCCAGAATATCGCCAACATGCAGACACCGGGCTACACCCGCCAGGGCGTTTTGTTGAGCTCGATTGGCGCGAGCCGGGGCGTGCGTTCCGCAGGCGACGGCGTGAATGTCAGCGCGCTGCTGCGTTTCAGCGATGCCTACAAAAGCCAGCAAATGTGGCGCGCCGCGTCCGACCAGGGCTTCCGCTCGCAGACCCAGCCCTACCTGACGGCGCTCGAACGCGTCATGGGCGATGACAAATCGAGCATCAGCTCCGGCATCAACGGTTTTTTCCAGGCGCTCAACGCGGCGGCGGTCGACCCGACCTCGACCCCGCTGCGCCAGCAAATCGTGACGGCGGCCGATGCGATGGCCCAGCATTTCAACAGCATCAGCAATGTGCTGAATAACCAGCTGCTGTCGGTGCACCAGCAGCGCAGCACGATTCTGCCGCAAGTCAATACCGCACTGTCGAGCATTGCCGCGCTGAACAAGCAAATCAGTTCCGTCGGCTCTTCCGACACCAATATCTCGGCGCTGATCGATGCGCGCGACCAGTTGATCGACGGCCTGTCGTCGCAAATGGCGCTGGATGTGACCGACCAGCCGGACGGTTCGCGCAGCCTGTCGCTGAAAACCGGCCAGCCGCTTGTGATCGGCTCCACCGCGGCCACCATGTCGAGCAGCCTGAACGCGGCGGGCGAGCAAACCCTGAGCTTGCAGTTCACCAATTCGACGTTTGGCGTCGACAATGTGGCGGTGGGCGGCCAATTGGGCGGCCTGGGCGAATATGAAAAAAATACCCTGCAGCCGCTGCAGCAATCGATCACCGATATGGCCACCAGCCTGACCAAGAAGATCAACGACCAGCTGGCGCTGGGCAGGACCAGCGCCGGCGCCGCCGGCGGCCCGCTGTTAAGCTACCTCAATGGCAAGATGCAACTGACGCCCAACTTCAAGGCGACCGACCTGGCGCTGTCGTCGAACGGCGTGGCCGGCGATAGCGGCAACTTGCAAAAGCTGATCGATATCAAGAACCAGAGCATCGATGTCAACTGGGTCGGCTCGGTGCTGATCGGCGACGCGGACACCCAGCTGGTCGGCAAGCTCGGCATCGCCAGCAAACAAAACCAGGACTTGCTGAAGACCGCCGACACGGTGCGCGCGCAGGCGGTCAACGACTGGAAATCGACCAGCGGCGTCGACAAGGACGAGGAAGCGGGCAACCTGGTCCAGTTCCAGCAAATGTACAACGCCAATATGAAAGTCATTTCGGTGGCCAATTCGCTGTTTGAAGCCACTTTGGCAATGATGGGTTAA
- a CDS encoding rod-binding protein, whose protein sequence is MTIEQLGKLAGGADNDKQDAVAPAQDARYAAKATEAAVKFEAFFISHMLRQMRSSTRELAAEDSTYKDPVNSDMLEMADNLVADKMAGQRAFGIADAILRQLLPPPAAAKPRGATPTAGHGPAPDNLAGTLNKPA, encoded by the coding sequence ATGACTATCGAGCAATTGGGCAAGCTGGCCGGCGGCGCCGACAATGACAAGCAAGACGCCGTGGCGCCGGCCCAGGATGCGCGCTACGCCGCCAAGGCGACCGAGGCGGCGGTCAAGTTCGAAGCGTTTTTCATTTCGCACATGCTGCGCCAGATGCGTTCGAGCACCCGTGAACTGGCTGCCGAAGACAGCACCTATAAAGATCCGGTCAACAGCGACATGCTGGAAATGGCCGACAACCTGGTGGCCGACAAGATGGCCGGCCAGCGCGCCTTCGGCATCGCCGATGCGATCCTGCGCCAGTTGCTGCCGCCGCCAGCCGCCGCCAAGCCGCGCGGCGCCACGCCAACGGCCGGGCATGGCCCGGCGCCAGACAATCTTGCCGGCACACTTAATAAACCGGCTTAA
- a CDS encoding flagellar basal body P-ring protein FlgI, which yields MTLRHPALPLIALALLSCLLLPVPASAAQVLRNLVSIEGVRDNPLVGYGLVVGLNNSGDSTQVKFSSQSVLNMLKQFGVKLPDGADSKSKNVATVMVSAVFPPGYRRGQSIDVTVSSLGDAKSLRGGTLLLTELRAANNETYALAQGNVVVGGLNATGRSGSSVTVNTPTSGRIPNGANIEREIGTDFSTKPTVTLNLRHPHFQTATNIVDAVNRRFGPVATTTDATSVDVVAPENPTQRVAFMAKLEALSIDVGEDTPKVVFNSRTGTVVIADGLRVKAAAVTHGSLKVVISENSAVSQPAPFGRGQTTVTPQSKVSVDQGSGQMFKWPAGAKLQSIIDVVNSLGASPDDIMAILQALDQAGAIEGELVVI from the coding sequence ATGACATTGCGTCACCCCGCCCTCCCTCTCATCGCGCTGGCCCTGCTGTCCTGCCTGCTCTTGCCGGTCCCGGCTTCGGCCGCGCAAGTGCTGCGCAACCTGGTCAGCATCGAAGGCGTGCGCGACAATCCGCTGGTCGGCTACGGCCTGGTGGTCGGCTTGAACAACAGCGGCGACAGCACCCAGGTCAAGTTTTCCAGCCAGTCGGTGCTGAACATGCTGAAGCAGTTCGGCGTCAAGCTGCCCGACGGCGCCGATTCGAAAAGCAAGAACGTGGCCACGGTGATGGTCAGCGCGGTATTTCCTCCGGGTTACCGGCGCGGCCAGAGCATCGATGTCACCGTCTCGTCGCTGGGCGACGCCAAGAGCTTGCGCGGTGGCACCCTGCTGCTGACCGAATTGCGGGCCGCCAATAATGAAACCTATGCGCTGGCGCAGGGCAACGTGGTGGTCGGCGGCTTGAACGCCACCGGCAGGAGCGGCTCCAGCGTCACCGTGAATACCCCGACCTCGGGACGGATTCCGAACGGCGCCAATATCGAACGCGAAATCGGCACCGACTTTTCGACCAAGCCGACCGTCACGCTGAATCTGCGCCATCCGCATTTCCAGACCGCCACCAATATCGTCGACGCCGTCAACCGCCGCTTCGGTCCGGTCGCCACCACCACCGACGCCACCAGCGTCGACGTGGTCGCGCCGGAAAATCCGACCCAGCGGGTGGCCTTCATGGCCAAGCTGGAAGCCTTGTCGATCGATGTCGGCGAAGACACGCCGAAAGTGGTGTTCAATTCGCGCACCGGCACGGTGGTGATCGCCGACGGCTTGCGCGTCAAGGCTGCCGCGGTGACCCACGGTTCGCTCAAGGTGGTGATTTCGGAAAACTCGGCGGTCAGCCAGCCGGCGCCGTTCGGCCGCGGCCAGACCACCGTCACGCCGCAATCGAAGGTCAGCGTGGACCAGGGTTCCGGCCAGATGTTCAAATGGCCGGCCGGCGCCAAGCTGCAATCGATTATCGACGTGGTCAACAGCCTGGGCGCGTCGCCCGACGATATCATGGCGATCCTGCAGGCGCTCGACCAGGCCGGCGCGATCGAAGGCGAACTGGTGGTGATCTGA
- the flgH gene encoding flagellar basal body L-ring protein FlgH gives MSKAVLPLLAVLALAGCAAPAPAPRGNPADEAPPMARNAPRGGISGGVYNPESGLALTSDSRAFRVGDVVTVALQETTQASKKAGTSFNKGSSVAISPLTVLGKTLSKTEIDAAAKRGFSGDATSTQQNALSGAITVIVQEVLPNGLLRVQGEKTLTLNQGEEFVRLRGYLRSADIDSNNQVSSLRIANARIAYSAQGTLAEANTPGWLTRFFVGPWMPF, from the coding sequence ATGAGCAAGGCCGTCCTTCCGTTGCTGGCCGTACTGGCGCTGGCCGGCTGCGCCGCTCCGGCGCCGGCGCCGCGCGGCAATCCGGCCGACGAAGCGCCGCCGATGGCGCGCAACGCGCCGCGCGGCGGCATTTCCGGCGGCGTCTACAATCCCGAGTCCGGCCTGGCGCTGACCTCCGACAGCCGCGCCTTCCGGGTCGGCGACGTGGTCACGGTGGCGTTGCAGGAAACCACCCAGGCCAGCAAAAAGGCCGGCACCTCGTTCAACAAGGGTTCCAGCGTGGCGATATCGCCGCTGACGGTGCTCGGCAAAACCTTGTCGAAAACTGAAATCGACGCCGCCGCCAAGCGCGGCTTTTCCGGCGATGCCACCAGCACCCAGCAAAACGCGCTGTCCGGCGCGATCACCGTGATCGTGCAGGAAGTCTTGCCGAACGGCTTGCTGCGGGTACAGGGCGAAAAAACCCTGACCCTGAACCAGGGCGAGGAATTCGTGCGCCTGCGCGGCTACCTGCGCTCGGCCGACATCGATTCGAATAACCAGGTCTCGTCCTTGCGCATCGCCAATGCACGGATCGCCTACTCGGCGCAAGGCACCTTGGCCGAAGCCAATACGCCGGGCTGGCTGACGCGCTTCTTCGTCGGTCCGTGGATGCCGTTTTAA